The following coding sequences are from one Lolium rigidum isolate FL_2022 chromosome 6, APGP_CSIRO_Lrig_0.1, whole genome shotgun sequence window:
- the LOC124659462 gene encoding uncharacterized protein LOC124659462, with protein MFNITSGSPLQQDEEDVDGLCATMAMLNDCDFEAHANRDLTLEEKSLKALDIVRRQEFTDYDPKLNDFMCTRLCLFNMAFFDIDEESTIGRGQLLHPRHELIEEESINVISLKICESDVGFPVNLFGTVIARDEVDYKCVHLFRREADDPQFITSPDDMLALTDPCRGLVASDKIYFEINLKIKTDSGAIQDFSKGLLVFNSVCLSEDEQSTTSCLTSWLSDVELTCAHVLDPIEATIAINLLKGKCNISRVEAWTTENSEDHMILYENKAAGTQIVIDDGGTVPLTRRVVAVPLDEKVVLSLIGDDESEPLVLTLGQTDEVHACKMGCGELQVKIAWTAIPERRKYNKWEFVGDELLML; from the exons ATGTTCAATATTACGAGTGGCTCCCCTCTACAACAGGATGAAGAAGATGTTGATGGATTGTGCGCTACCATG GCTATGTTGAACGATTGTGATTTTGAGGCGCATGCGAACCGTGACCTCACATTGGAGGAAAAGTCGTTAAAGGCTCTTGACATAGTTCGTCGCCAAGAGTTCACTGATTATGACCCCAAACTCAATGATTTTATGTGTACACGATTATGCTTGTTCAACATGGCCTTCTTTGACATCGACGAAGAGT CTACGATCGGCCGTGGGCAGCTCCTTCATCCACGGCACGAGTTAATTGAGGAAGAATCCATCAATGTCATTTCCTTGAAGATATGTGAATCGGATGTAGGCTTCCCGGTCAACTTATTTGGTACCGTCATTGCAAGGGATGAAGTCGATTATAAATGTGTTCATCTGTTTAGACGTGAAGCGGATGATCCCCAATTCATCACCTCGCCG GATGATATGTTAGCTTTGACGGATCCGTGTCGAGGGCTTGTTGCATCAGATAAAATTTATTTCGAGATCAATCTAAAGATTAAGACTGATAGTGGAGCAATTCAAGATTTTAGCAAAGGACTTCTGGTTTTTAATAGTGTTTGTCTCAGTGAGGATGAACAATCCACGACGAGTTGTCTAACCAGTTGGCTGAGTGATGTGGAATTGACATGTGCACACGTTCTAGATCCCATCGAAGCTACCATTGCAATCAATTTGTTGAAGGGGAAATGTAATATTTCAAGAGTGGAAGCTTGGACTACTGAAAACAGTGAGGATCACATGATTCTTTATGAAAATAAAGCAGCAGGCACTCAGATAGTAATCGATGATGGTGGCACAGTTCCGTTAACGCGTCGTGTGGTAGCTGTGCCGCTTGATGAGAAGGTGGTGCTTTCTCTTATTGGCGATGACGAAAGTGAACCCCTTGTGCTCACGCTGGGGCAGACTGATGAAGTGCATGCTTGCAAGATGGGTTGCGGCGAATTGCAGGTCAAAATTGCTTGGACAGCTATACCGGAGAGACGAAAATATAACAAGTGGGAGTTCGTCGGGGATGAGCTCCTGATGTTGTGA
- the LOC124661285 gene encoding protein LONG AFTER FAR-RED 3-like: MVLANATIYTADPARPFGAAMAVRGGRVLHVGTYDSVKEFRGKQTFELNLSGNVVLPGFIDSHVHLIDGGLQLARVPLRGVRSKDVFISRVKDAVRDKHPGQWVRGGGWNNDFWGGDFPIAAWLDDISPDNPVWLTRMDGHMGVANSLAIKIAGIDKNTNDPVGGTIVRTTEREPNGLLVDAAMKLVLDVIPDVSLTERRESLLRASRHALMRGVTTVVDVGSYFPGMSEKQPWQDFSDVYEWAQSMGKMMIRVCLFFPLPTWSRVSDLIREKGHLLSEWIHVGGVKAFLDGSLGSSSALFYEPYKDDPGSFGLQLIDMDVLLNATLESDKSGLQVAIHAIGDKANDMLLDMLDEVVNLNGMRDRRFRVEHAQHLAPSAAKRFGEHNTIASVQPDHLLDDADSAGKKIGVERAERSSYLFGSLLAGGAHLAFGSDWPVSDINPLQAIKTAMSRKPPGWEIPWISTECLPLDDSLKAHTISAAHACFLDPVLGSLAEGKYADFVVLPSTSWKEFADDIPRNVLATYVNGKQAYP; the protein is encoded by the exons ATGGTACTGGCCAACGCCACCATATACACGGCCGACCCCGCGCGCCCTTTCGGCGCCGCCATGGCCGTCCGCGGCGGCCGCGTGCTCCACGTCGGCACCTACGACTCCGTTAAG GAATTCAGGGGTAAGCAAACGTTTGAGCTCAATCTTAGCGGGAATGTTGTTTTACCGGGATTTATCGACTCCCATGTGCACCTAATCGACGGCGGCTTGCAG TTGGCGAGGGTGCCACTCCGAGGGGTTAGAAGCAAAGACGTCTTCATCAGCAGGGTGAAGGACGCCGTCAGAG ATAAGCATCCTGGGCAGTGGGTGCGAGGAGGAGGTTGGAACAATGATTTTTGGGGTGGTGATTTCCCCATTGCTGCTTGGTTAGATGATATATCTCCTGATAATCCG GTCTGGCTCACACGCATGGATGGTCATATGGGAGTAGCTAATTCGTTGGCTATCAAGATTGCTGGGATTGACAAAAACACAAATGATCCAGTTGGTGGAACTATTGTAAGAACAACTGAAAGAG AGCCCAATGGTCTTCTAGTTGATGCTGCTATGAAGCTTGTATTGGATGTGATTCCAGATGTCTCTCTAACTGAAAGAAGAGAGTCTCTCCTCAGAGCAAGTAGACACGCCCTAATGAGGGGGGTGACTACTGTTGTTGATGTTGGAAGTTACTTCCCTGGAATGTCAGAAAAGCAACCTTGGCAGGATTTTTCAG ATGTCTATGAGTGGGCTCAATCCATGGGAAAGATGATGATCAGAGTCTGCTTATTTTTCCCATTGCCCACATGGTCTCGTGTTTCT GATCTTATTCGTGAAAAAGGTCACTTGCTAAGCGAATGGATTCATGTAGGTGGTGTTAAAGCTTTTCTTGATGGTTCCCTGGGTTCCTCAAGTGCACTATTCTATGAG CCTTATAAGGATGACCCTGGAAGTTTTGGTCTCCAGTTGATAGATATGGATGTTCTGCTCAACGCAACATTGGAATCAGACAAATCAGGACTTCAG GTTGCCATACATGCAATTGGCGATAAAGCTAACGATATGCTGCTGGATATGCTCGATGAAGTTGTTAATTTGAATGGAATGAGGGACCGCAGGTTCCGG GTTGAGCATGCTCAGCATCTGGCCCCAAGTGCAGCAAAGCGCTTTGGAGAACATAATACCATTGCATCTGTGCAG CCAGATCATTTGTTGGATGATGCCGACTCTGCCGGAAAGAAGATCGGAGTAGAACGAGCTGAGCGAAGTTCTTATTTGTTTGGGTCACTATTAGCTGGTGGTGCACATCTGGCTTTTGGTTCCGACTGGCCT GTTTCAGATATCAATCCCTTACAAGCCATTAAAACTGCAATGTCCCGTAAGCCTCCTGGATGGGAGATACCTTGGATCTCGACGGAATGTTTGCCCCTAGATGACTCCTTGAAAGC GCATACGATATCTGCTGCACATGCCTGTTTCCTCGACCCAGTTCTGGGCAGCCTCGCCGAAGGGAAATACGCCGATTTCGTGGTCCTGCCATCTACCTCTTGGAAGGAGTTTGCTGACGATATACCAAGGAATGTCCTGGCGACGTACGTGAACGGCAAGCAGGCATATCCGTGA